Part of the Labilibaculum antarcticum genome, ATAATATCGAGCTAAGTAATAATAATATAAGTAATGTTTTTTTCATTATTCTAGGTGCTTACTGTAAAGTTAAAACCTCTGTTGTAGATCTAAAAATTACTTATTGTGAATGTTTTATCTTATCTTTGTGATATATATTACATCATTATGTTGATACAACCAAAGGACTCTATTTTTTCCAATTGTGAAATTTGTACAGACAAGTCTTGTGCGGTTCAAACGCTGTCGAGAGATGATCTAGCTTTGTTGAGTGATAACTACCATGAGACATCATTCGAAAAGGGCGAAATAATCTTGTCGAAAGGTTCTTTTGTAGATCATGTGGTATACTTACGTCGCGGACTTGTTAAGGAATATGGAAAGGGCGAACACAAGCAAGAGTATATATTACAAGTGATTAAACCTCAATCTTATTTAGGATTGCATTCTATATTTAGTAACAGTTCAAATCACTATTCCTATATGGCTTTAACTAATGTAACGGTTTGTTATATTAAACTACCTGTTTTTTCTAAATTTATTAAAGAAAATGGAAGGTTTAGTTATGAGATATTGTCTTCGGTATGTAATGATAGTTTGCGAAATTATCATCGTTTTATCGATCAGCATCAAAAGAAGATATTCGGAAAGGTTGCTGATGCTTTATTGTATTTTTCCAGTGTTATTTTTGAATCTTCAAATTTCACCTTACCTCTTAGCCGTAAAGAAATTGCTCACATGATTGGTACCAGTAGAGAAAGTGTATCAAAACAGATTTGTGGGTTTGAAGCAGATCAAATTATTAAAGTAAACGGTCGTAGTATTTTCATTTTGGATATGGAGAAATTGAAACAAATCAGCAGGGTCGGATAATTTGTAATACTTCAAATACCTAAATGTTGGTATTTATCATCTCTTGTATTTTTTGCAACTTCGCGCTTGAACATTTCGCTGGATTGCTTTTTTGAGCAACTTTTAATTCTATTTCATTTCAGTAAAGAGGTTCCGCGATACTAATCTTGAATTTTATATGAATTGGCTGAAAAAAAACTGGGACTGGATTTTAGTTTGTGTCATTGCGTTTGTACCTCTTTTCAGCTTATATGAATTGGCAAATTTCAATTTCGAGAATAATAATTACGATTTTCTCATTTTTGATGATTATGAATATCCTCCGCACATAGCTGAACAAATGGATTTTGATACCATCCCAGGTATTAAATTTGCGATTCATACTACAGGAGAATGGGCCATTCGTTTTCTGATTACCATCTTACTGTGCACACCTGTGCGAATTCTTTTTGGGTGGACGTGCAGTCTCTATACTCGTCAGGCAATAGGCATAACGACAGGTATTTACGTGCTTCTTCATTTTTCCTTATTTCTAAAATATGAGGGATTCTTTGCTATTTTTAGTGAACCGGAATTGGTGCTGGGATTTTTGGCAGGAATTATAGTGGTTGCGCTAATGATTACCTCAAATAAAAGATCCATGAAGCTATTGAAAAAGGCATGGAAGAAGCTTCACCGAATGGCCTACGTGGCCGCAGGCTTAGTTCTTTTGCATGTGATATTACTCAAAGAAGACTGGCTTGTTTATGCTTGTATATTGGGTTTGGGTTTTCTAATTAGATACAAACCAATTCGTTCTCGTTTAGAAGAGTTGCGCCTGAAAAAAGCCTGATAATCGAATTTTTTGAGTGATCTTCTGATTTCAGAAGGGGTAACTTGAAAAAAATTACTAATTTCAGGTCTTTAATCCCCAACTAAGCTAATCCTTCATGAATTTTTTGTTGAAAATTAAGTTTCTCTATTTGCTCCTCTTTATTTTATTGATATCATGCTCATCTGGTGATAAATCAAAGAATTCAATTAGTGTATTTGCGGCGGCAAGTGTTACCAATGTAATGACAGAGATTGCGGGAGAATTTAAAAATGAAACAGGTATACGTATTCAGTTAAATTTTGCATCATCAGGTATATTGGCCAGACAAATTGAAAGTGGTGCTGGTTTTGATTACTATGTGTCTGCAAGTAAGGAGTGGATGGATTATTTGGATTCTATGCAATTGGTTAATCGAAATTCGATTAGTAGCATCGCTGGAAATAGAATGGTAGCGATCGTGCCAATAGAGAATAAGGAGTTATTTATTGATTCGGTTTCGATTGTTAATTTCCCCGATCTCTTTAAAGGTCGTATTTCAATTGGTGATCCAGCTCATGTTCCTGCAGGTAAATATGCTCAACAAATTATGAGTTCAAATTCTTGGGAAGTAAAATTAGCGAAACGAATATTACCAGCTAAAAATGTACGGGATGCACTCTTTATGGTCGAAATGGGAGAGGTTGAAATGGGAATGGTGTATTCGTCGGACGCGCAGAAATCTAAAAAAGTAAGAACAGTTTATGAATTTGCAGTTGCCGATTGTGACCCGATACTTTATTATGGTGCAGGAAAAATAAAATCTGATGAAAATTTAAAAGCTTTTCTAACTTTTTTAGAGGGAGATAAAGCCAAGTTGATTTGGAAAAGGAATGGCTTTAAAATAAACTAATTATGGAGAATTGGTTCGTGTTTTCGGAAACAGAAATGAGTGCAATAGGCCTTTCTTTTAAAGTGGCTTTGTGGTGTGCTATTCTGGTTTTACCAATGGCAATTTTGACTGGCTGGTGGCTGGCCCGTAAATCATTTAGAGGAAAGTCTTTAATTGAGGGTTTTGTAAATTTACCATTGGTACTGCCACCTGTTGCAACAGGATTCGTTTTGTTGCTTTTGCTGGGTTCAAAAGGGCTGATAGGTCAGTTTATATATGAATGGTTTGGAATACGAATTGCCTTTACCTATTATGCTGCTGTAATTGCCTCTATGATTGTGTCTTTTCCCTTGGCTGTTCGTGCCATTCGTCTTTCAATAGAAATGGTAGATCCGGGTTTCGAAGAAGCCGCGAAGACATTAGGCGCCAGCACGTTTCAGAGTTTCGTGAGAGTGACTTTGCCCTTAGCTTTGCCAGGTATTATCAGTGGCTTTGTTCTTTCGTTTGCACGATCATTGGGTGAGTTTGGTGCGACCATCATTTTTGCAGGAAATATATCCGGAGAAACACAGACAATACCATTGGCTCTTTTTAATCAGATTCAGGTTCCAGGAATGGAAAGTTCAGCATTCCGATTGCTTTTGGTTGCTGTGGTGTTTTCTTTTTTGGCTATGTCTGTTTCTGAATATTTAGTGAAGAAATTATACAAGCGAATTTAGCTTTGTAAAACCTATTTTAAGAACGAAAAAAAATCTGTTGTTTATGCACGCTTTATCGGCACATTTAAAACGTAAAAAAGGCAATTTCTCTTTGGATATTGAAGTTGATTTCTTTCGGGGAATTACTGGGGTATTTGGTCCGTCGGGAGCAGGTAAAACAACTTTAATGCACTTATTGGTTGGTTTAGAGAAGCCCGATGAAGGATTTTTGCAGATTGACGATATCTTGTTGGTAGATACTGTAAAGAACATAAATGAGCCTGCCCGAAATCGTAAAATTGGATATGTGTTTCAGGAAGGACGATTATTTCCTCACATGACTGTTCGGAAAAATCTGCTCTTTGCCACAAAGTACGTACCTAAAGGCAAACAAGTTATTGAATTTGCCGAATTGGTAAACTTATTGGAATTAAATAATTTGCTTGAAAAGCGACCCAAACAATTATCCGGAGGAGAAAAGCAAAGAGTGGCGATAGGGAGGGCTTTACTCAGTTCTCCTAAGCTTTTGCTGATGGATGAACCGTTTTCCTCTCTGGATGTAAAGTTGCGTAGACAGATTATTCCTTACCTGATTAAGATCAATCGAAAATTCAACATACCAATGCTTGTTGTAAGTCATGATTTGCCTGATTTACTAAGTTTGACCCGAGAGTTGTTTCTGCTCAAAAATGGACGTGTTCTTGGGCACGGAAACTATCTTGATTTGATTGAGCAGGAGAATATGTTTGATGTAATGCGGGGTGCTGGTTTAATGAATGTGCTTCAATTTAAGGTGGATGCTCACGATAAGGAAAATGGACTAAGCATTTTAACGAACAAGGATGCTAGTCAGGAAATTAGCATTGAGCGGGAAATGGTAAGTGATTGTTGCCAAATTGGTGATGAAATTAATGTGTCACTTCGACCTGAAGATATTTCTTTAACCTTGGAGAGGATCCCAAATATTTCCATCAGAAATCAGTTGCCGGGAACAATAATGAAAATAATTGAGAAAGATAATCGGATCTATTGCCTTGTTGATGTTGGCTTTAAATTGCTTGTTTCAATTACACATGCTTCTTTGTTAAAAATGGAGCTTACCAAAGGAAAACAGGTGTGGTGTTTGTTTAAATCAATGGCCTTGCAAACTAATATTTGAAATAATTATGAATTGCAAATTTTAATTTTGTGCTAACTGCTACTACTTGCTCACTGATACTTCTTGCAAAGCGGTCGTAACATTCCCTCTAATCCATTTAGTTTTATTTCATACATGGAAGCAAGCATTTCTCCTAATTTCCCAGCAGGAAATCCTTTTTGTCGGTACCAAACCAAATAAGGTTCAGGAATATCAATTAAATATCGACCTTTGTATTTTCCATAGGGCATTCTCATTTGAATTAATTTAATTAATTCTTCATTCATGAAAGCCCCATCTATATTTTCCATAATCGTTTGTTGATTGTTTGCTGTAAAGATATTTTAGATTTTTAAGATACAAGAGATTTTAGCATGAAATTTGTACTTGACATTATGGATAATTTTCGCATAACTTTATTAATCTTTAAAAGTAATTCGAGATGAAGACATTAGAAAAACAAAATATAGGAAAGGAAATCTTGTGCAAATGGCAAGATGAAATTGATCTGCTTGAGGATTTATTAAAGGTGTCTGCAATTCTAATTATGAAATTGCATCCTCACGAATTGGAAGTTCTTGTTAGTTCGCGTAACGAGAATAACCCTTATTCAATTGGAGACAGAGGAGAGCTTAGTATTGGTTCGTACTGCGATTCGGTTGTTGCGAGCAAAGCTAAAGTTTACATTGAAGATGCCTTATCAGATGATTTTTGGAAGGATAAACTCAAGTATAACAATGGCATGTGTTGCTATTTGGGCTTGCCAATTCTATATCCTAACGAGGAATTGTTCGGAACCATATGTGTCTTAAATAAGGAATATAGAGAATTTAATGATTTAGATCAGAAATTAGTTAATCATTTCCGGAAAAGTATTGAGTCTGATTTACTTATTAATGAGTAGAATGATATCATTCGCAAGCCTCAATTTATTAAACGGAGCTACTCGGCAAAACCGCCACCAATTAATTTATCACCAATGTAGAATGCGACTGGTTGCCCGGGTGCAATTGCCCATGCCGGATCCTCTAATTTCACTTCCAGTTCTTTACCATTGATGATATGTATTGTGCTGTATTTTTGTGGATTTCGGCCCAATCCCCGCACAATGGTGTTAATATTTGGCAACTGACTGTCAGCAATATTATTGAAATAATAATCGGAAACCTTTATATTCATTCGATTCAAATCATCTTTCTTTTCCAGGATAAGGGTGTTGCTACTGGCATCAATCTTACTCACCATTAAGCCCGATTTTTCTTCCAGGTCCAGACCTCTTTTCTGACCAATTGTGTAGTAGGGATATCCATCGTGCCAACCCAAATGATTGCCTTTGGTATCGGTTACTTTTCCCCGGCCGATTTTCTGATCCAGATCAGGAATCATTTCTTGTAAAAAGTCGCGGTAATCCATGTGATCCATAAAACAGATGCCCATGCTTTCCTTTTTCTTGGCAACTTCGGCATAATTGTAGTTTCGAGCCAATTCACGCACTTCCGTTTTAGTATATTTTCCTAAAGGAGTAATTGTTCTCGATAAAATATCTTGTCCCAAATTCCAAAGGAAGTAAGATTGATCTTTCGCAGGATCTTTTCCTTTGTGGATATAGAAATTATCCGATTCCTTGATAATCTGAATGTAATGTCCAGTAGCAATAAATTCACAATTCAGCTCATTGGCTTTCTCCAAAAGTAATTTCCATTTCAGTTGCGGATTGCACTGAATACATGGACTGGGAGTTCGTCCGGCCATGTATTCATCCAAAAAGAACTGAATAATGGTTTCTCTAAATTCTCTGCGGGCATCAATCACATGATGTTCGATACCTAACTGATGCGCCAATTTTTGAGCATCAACAATAAAATCGGGTAGAGGATCAGTAGGATCAAATGAATTGTTTGGGCCAAAAAACCACAAAGAAACACCAATAACCTGATAGCCTTGTTCTTTTAGCATCATCGCTGCTACCGAAGAATCGGTTCCTCCGCTCATTCCCAATACAAGTCTGCCTTTTGTGTTCATCCCCTCGTTCATATCATCATCCATTTTGTAATCCGGTGCAAAAATATCTCTTTAAAATCTGATAACAAAATCATTCTTGTCGGGGAAATCATAATGAATATCGAAAAAATAAGTAGTTATCGTGGCTTTTTCCTATTTTGGGCGAGTAAAATAAAAGTATAAACAACAAATCACACAAAATGAATATTAAAAAATTGTCAGGTGGGATTTTGAGCGCAGGTTTAGCGCTTTCCATCATGGTAAGTTGTGCTGAAAAAGCACCAAAAGGTACAGGCGTACTGAATAAAGAAGACATGAACCTTGCAGTGAATCCTGGTGATAATTTCTTCGAATATGCCAATGGTACTTGGATGAAAAATACACCAATTCCTGCTGATAAAAGTCGATATGGTGCTTTTGATATTTTAGGGGAAAGCGCTAATGAAGCTGTGCATAATATTATGGAAGAGGCTGCTAAAGCGGAGAATGCCGAGCCTGGAAGTAACTTGAAGAAAATTCAGGACTTCTATGCAACTGCCATGGATGTTGAGAAAATTGATAAAGTAGGGATTCAGCCTTTGCTTCCTGAGTTCGCACAAATAGCTTCCGTGCAAAATGCAACAGACTTACGTAATGAATTGCTGCATCTTCATAAAATGGGTGTTAGTGCTTTGTTTGGTGCAGGTGTTGACCAGGATATGAAGAATACGACAGTTAACCGTATGTATGTTTCGGAAGATGGTCTTTCCTTATCTGATCGTGATTACTATGTTGCCGATAACGAGACTAGTGAAAATATCCGTAAAGAGTTTGTGAAGCATGTTGCCAAGATGTTTGAATTGATTGGTGATGATGCAGAAGTAGCTCAAAGCAATGCCGGGAGAATCATGAAATTTGAAACTCGCATGGCAGAAAAATTCAATACTCGTTTGGAGAATAAAGATTATCCCGCGATGTACAATCCTAAAACTCTTGAAGAACTAGAAAAAGAATATCCAAATTTTGCATGGGCTACTTATTTCAAGGAATTGGGTGCTGACATTAAAGAATATGTTATTATAACTCACCCTCGTTTTATGGCTGAGTTGAATAATATGTTGGTTGATGAAAAAATGGATGATATTAAATTGTATCTGAAATGGAAAGTGTTAAACGATGCTGCAGGTGCTGTTGGTTCTGAATTGGAAAAGCAAAATTTCGCTTTTTTCGGAACTACCCTAACAGGTGCAACCGAACAGCAGCCACGTTGGAGACGTATGTCTAATTCGACAGGTTCTGTTTTAGGTGAAGCAGTGGGTCAGTTATACGTTGAGAAATATTTTCCACCACAAGCTAAAGTGAGAATGGACGAATTGGTGAACAATTTGAAAATCGCTTTGCGCGGAAGAATTGAAAAATTAGAGTGGATGAGCGAAGACACCCGAATTCAAGCATTGGCGAAGTTAGATGCTTTTGGTGTGAAGATTGGTTATCCTGATAAATGGGAAGATTATTCGAAACTAGAAGTTGGAACGAACTCATATATTGAAAACCTTTGGAATGCGGCTCGTTTTAGTTCCGAAAAGGACATTGCCAAATTAGGAGAACCAGTAGACACAGAGAAATGGGGCATGACTCCACAAACGGTGAATGCATATTATCATCCACTATTGAATGAAGTCGTATTTCCAGCTGCAATTCTTCAACCTCCTTTCTTTTACATGAATGGTGATGATGCCGTAAACTACGGTGCAATTGGTGTGGTTATTGGTCACGAAATGACTCATGGTTTTGATGATTCTGGTCGTCAATTCGATAAGGATGGCAACATGAGAGACTGGTGGACTGCCGAGGATACAGATAAGTTTAACGCAAAAGCTGAGAAATTAGTTGAGCAATTTAACGGTTTTCAGGCATTCGATGATTTACATGTTGATGGTAAATTGACATTGGGTGAGAACATTGCTGATTACGGTGGGTTAACCATTTCGATGGAAGCCTACAAAATGGCATTGAATGGTAAGAAGCCTGCAGATATTGATGGTTTTAATAACATGCAACGTTTCTTTCTTGCTTACTCTAAAGTTTGGAGAGGTAATGTAAGAGATACGTATTTACGAAAATTGATCAAAGAAGATGAGCATTCTCCTGGAGAATACCGTGTGAATGGTGGATTATTCAATATTCCTGAATTTTATGCTGCTTTCGAAATTAGTCCGGAAGCTCCTTTGTACCGAACAGAAGAGCAAAGAGCTGACATTTGGTAAGAAATTTTCGGATCTAAATAATTTAAACTGTCTCAAGAAATTGGGGCGGTTTTTTTATGCTTTAACTCGAGTAGTTTATATAAATGAATCAGGACTAAAATTCATGTTAAAATCAATAAAGTTGATTTATAGTTGAATAATATTAAAATAAGTTTTATATTTATTGAATAAATTGTAATGATATGAATAAAAAACTGCCGATTAATTGTCCCAGTTGTGAATCGGGACTTAAAGTAAATAGTTTGCATTGCGAAAGCTGCGATACAACTATAACAGGACTATTCGAATTGCCAATCTTATTAAAGCTTGGTAATAAGGATCAAGCTTTTATTCTGGATTTTATAAAAAGTAGTGGGAGTCTAAAAGTAATGGCCGAGAAATTAAAGCTAAGTTATCCTACTGTGAGAAATATGCTAGACGAACTCATCACCAAAATTGAAAAATTGCAAGATCATGATTCAAAAAATCTTTAACCCTTTTGTTTACATTGCAGGATTAAAATCTTTACTAAATGGACTGTTGATCATTCTTGCAACATCCATTGTTGGGTATCTAAGTCATACTCATTTTCCCGATATCATATCCGTAAAGATTGGTTTCTCTTCTCCGGTTTGGTATTTTGTTGTTCAGTCATTACTCAATTGGCTATCCATATCAATACTCCTTTATTTGGCCGCAATTATCTTGTCAAAATCATCTGTTCGCATGCTCGATATTTTTGGAACACAAGCTTTGGCACGATATCCATATTTTTTTGCAGCCTTTTTCGCTTTTTCTGATTCGATGCAGGAGTTTAGTTCGTTTTTAACGTGGACTTTTCTTCATTCAGGAGAACCTGTTGAGATATCAACTTTTAGCGTGATACTTGCCATTACTTTAATCATTTTAACACTTTTGCTAACCATTTGGATGGTAACTTTAATGTTTAATGCCTACAAGATTTCTGCGAATTTGAAAGGGGCAAAGTTGGTAACATCATTCATAGTGGCAATGATTGGGGCAATGATTTTATCTGGTTATTTAAGCAGTATTTTAATCCAAAATATTCAATAAAATGAAAAAACTTGTATTGTTAACAGCATTTCTGGTAAGTGTATTGTGCACTCATGCACAGCAAACTGATACAACCTATGTTCAGGTTGAAGGAACAAGCTTGCATTGCGTTCTAAGCAAGGAAGCCAGCTCTACAGCATCTCCGTTGGTGATTATTGTTGCGGGTTCGGGACCAACCGATTTGAATGGGAACCAACCTGGCATGCAAAACAATAGCTTGCGATTATTATCCGAAGCTCTTGTGTCGAAAGGGATATCAACATTACGATTCGATAAAAGAGCTATTGCAAAAAGTGCTTATGCCGATTTTAAAGAGGAAGATTTAAATATTGATCAATATGCTAATGATCTTACCAAATTAATTAAGCATGCTGGGCAAAAAGGATTTACGGATATTTATGTGGCAGGGCACAGTGAAGGATCTTTGCTTGCATTATTGGCAATTCAGAAGGTAAAAGTGAAAGGATTCGTATCCATTGCCGGAGCAGGAAGGTCGGCCGATTTGATTCTTAAAGAACAGTTGAAACCTAAATTACCACCTGAGTTTTACTTGAAGGTGGAATTAATTATAGACAGTCTGAAAATGGGTGAATTGGTTAAAAATACTCCTCCCGAATTGAACGCTTTGTTTCGAGCCTCAGTTCAGCCTTACCTAATCTCTTGGTTTAAATACAGCCCGAGCGACCTAATTGCGAATTTAACTTGTCCTATATTAATCCTTCAGGGTGATAAAGATATTCAGGTTGGGCTAGAGGATGCCAATAAGTTGAAAGCAGCATCATCAAATGCGGAATTGGTTGTTGTGAACAACATGAATCATGTGCTAAAAACCATTGAAATGGGAATGCAGGAAAATATCGCATCCTATACCAATCCAATTCTTCCGGTGAATACCGATTTGGTAGAAGCTATTGCTAATTTTATTAAAGAATAAGAAGGCAAGTCAGAAAACTTCTTAAAAGTAAAACTGTCTCAAGTAATTGAGACGGTTTTTTTTATGCTTTAAGTTTCTGAGGTTTTATTGAACCACCAGCTAAAGCAGGTGGGAAGGGATGGAATTGTAGGGTGATATACAGATAGACCTGTCAGGTCTTTTCGTTTCAAACATACAAATGCTAACAGGTCCAAAGACGCTGTCAGGTTTCAATGCAGTGAAGTGTGGGTAACCTAAACCTGTCAGCGTCTGAAAGACCTGACAGCGTTAAAATTCCAAAACCGCATCTCAAATAGCATTGGTTATGGCTTTTTGAGTCTAGAGGACTTGCATGCTTGTAGAAAAGCTAAGCTATATACATTCAAACGCTTACAGGTCTAAGGATGCTGTCAGGTTTTAAGGAAATGGTAAACGCAAAACCTGTAAGCCTTAAGATTCCAAAACCACAACTTCATTTTTCGCACCTTTTTGATTTTCTGATCAGGAGAATTTTGAATATTGTCATAAGAAGTCTATACTCTTTGATGAAATCGACGATTTCTTTGGACTTTACTACAGATAGACCTGACAGGTTTCTAAAACCTGTCAGGTCTTTTCGTTTCAAACATTCAAACGCTTACAGGTCCAAGGACGCTGTCAGGTTTCAATGCAGTGAAGTTTGGGTAAACACAAAACCTGTCAGCGTCTGAAAGACCTGACGGCGTTAAAATTCCAAAAGCCCATCTTCATTTTTCGCACCTTTTTGATTTTCTGATCAAGAGAATTTTGAATATTGTCATAAGAAGTCTATACCCTTTGATGAAATCGACGATTTCTTTGGACTTTACTACAGATAGACCTGACAGGTCTTTTCGTTTCAAACATTCAAACGCTAACAGGTCCAAGGACGCTGTCAGGTTTCAATGCAGTGAAGTTTGAGTAACCAAAACCTGTCAGCGTTAAAATTCCCAAACCGCATCTCAAATAGCATTGGTTATGGCTTTTTGAGTCTAGAGGACTTGCATGCTTGTAGAAAAACTAAGCTATATACATTCAAACGCTTACAGGTCTAAGGATGCTGTCAGGTTTTAAGGAAGTGGTAAACGCAAAACCTGTAAGCCTTAAGATTCCAAAAGCCCATCTTCATTTTTCGCACCTTTTTGATTTTCTGATCAAGAGAATTTTGAATATTGTCATAAGAAGTCTATACCCTTTGATGAAATCGACGATTTCTTTGGACTTTACTACAGATAGACCTGACAGGTCTTTTCGTTTCAAACATTCAAACGCTTACAGGTCCAAAGACGCTGTCAGGTTTCAATGCAGTGAAGTTTGAGTAATCAAAACCTGTCAGCGTCTAAAAGACCTGACAGTGTTAAAATTCCAAAACGACGCTGACCGATTTAATGAAGAGTCAAACTGATTTCAATTTACATCCATTTCTTGTTGGATGTCTCAACATGATAAAGGATGTAGTTCATCAGTTTATTTGCAATATCTTCCTGGATGTAAGGGATATCTATTTGTCCTGATGCATTGTTTACTCGTAATGAAGCCAAGCCTCTTCGTTTTTGAAAAAACGTTTGTCTAAAATCAACAGATTGTGTTTTAAAGGCTTCGGATTGTTGCCACTCAGTATTTATCCCTCCTTTGCCAACGATCAATTGTGATTTATTAAATTGAAAATAGCTTTTTCGGACCATCACCCAGCAGTACACCGCTGATATAGCCAGCCAAAATGTTCCTGCAATCAGCCATAAAGGCTCAATAATATACAATGGAGTTGCGAGTGCTGCAGGAAACAATCCTCTTTGGAACCATAACAAATTGAAATATCTGCGGTGTGAATAAATCTTTTCGCTGTAATCAGGCAGATCTCCCTTAAATACTTCATTTCGGATGCTTTCAATATGCTTCTCCAAACAACCGGGAGCATCAATCACTTGTTTTTGCTGTACTTGTTTACTCACAGCTTGTTTAAAGCTGATTTTAAATATACCAAACATCTTTTTTATGGGTCCGGTTTCCCAGTTGAGCTGTTGTACTTTGCTGAATGGAAGCAAAACCTTGCGCTTATTAAACAGGCCAGCGGTTATGCGGTAATTTTGTTGGTACTTAACAAGTTTAAAATCGTAATATTTTATGACCGTGAACAGGAGTGTTGCGAAGATCGATATTGCCAGAGCGAAAATAATTAATGCCGTAAAAATTAATATGCCTGAGTTGGATATAATGTTTTGAACGGAATCGGAATAGGCATCGGTTTCTTTCTGAAATAAATCTTTAATTTGATCCACTATCTGAGAAACGAAAACAAGAATAATTAATCCTGTTTTAAAATGGTTTTGACTTATTCCTATTCGCAATAAATCCGCGGGGCTAAGTTTTATGATTTCTACTTCTTTGCTGGTATCGGAAATTGATTCAGACTTCTCTTCATTCGTATTTTCCTTATGTGATTCCAGGAATTGAGTTAGATGCTCGGTATAGGAACCGCTTAAGGAATAGATCTTTAATTCATTTCCTACCGATCCTGCAGTATCTACTTCAAGCGAATATACATTTAATAGTTGTTGCAAAAGGTTTTGCTTTGTATTCACACTTTGTATGCGTTCCAGTGGTATTGAAAGAACTATTTTGCGCAGGTAGCCTTTTTTAATGATAAATTGATTCCCTTCAATGTAAAAGTAGAAATTCAGGTAGTAAAGAATGACATGAACAAGCATTAACAGGCAAATAATTCCTATTGCCATAGGAATAGTTATTGATGCTGGCAGTAGCTTCTTCTGAGCAAAAATAAGGAGGAGGATAGGCCAAAATACCCGCAATCTTTTTTGAACTTCGAAAACGAAAATCACCAAAATTCCTCGCAAGGCTTGTCGGGTCGGTTTTGTTAAATCGGGTTTACTCATGCTTGCTTACTTTTGATAAGAGGAATGATTCTATTTGGTGGGCCTTATCAGGCAAAAGTCCAGGAATCGAAAGGTCGCTAACACTGCCTCCAGCGGTAAATACTTTAACTCTCGACAAACCAAAACTTTTTTCTATCATGTTCTGACTCACCTCTACATGTTGAATTCTATTAAATGGAATGGTAGTTAGTTTGTAAATAAAAAGTCCACTGCGGTAGGATACATCTTGTTCTCTAAGTAAATATCCTTTTTTAGGAAATCCGAGAATGATGAAGGCTAATTTGCCAATAAATAAAACGGCAAAAATAAAGGGGACAGCTATTACTACTGTAATTGGGATGTTACCCGATGAGATTTGCGTAAAAAGGAAAAAGCCAATCAAAGCGAATACCAAAACTATTGCAGAACCTAT contains:
- a CDS encoding Crp/Fnr family transcriptional regulator — translated: MLIQPKDSIFSNCEICTDKSCAVQTLSRDDLALLSDNYHETSFEKGEIILSKGSFVDHVVYLRRGLVKEYGKGEHKQEYILQVIKPQSYLGLHSIFSNSSNHYSYMALTNVTVCYIKLPVFSKFIKENGRFSYEILSSVCNDSLRNYHRFIDQHQKKIFGKVADALLYFSSVIFESSNFTLPLSRKEIAHMIGTSRESVSKQICGFEADQIIKVNGRSIFILDMEKLKQISRVG
- a CDS encoding ferric reductase-like transmembrane domain-containing protein codes for the protein MNWLKKNWDWILVCVIAFVPLFSLYELANFNFENNNYDFLIFDDYEYPPHIAEQMDFDTIPGIKFAIHTTGEWAIRFLITILLCTPVRILFGWTCSLYTRQAIGITTGIYVLLHFSLFLKYEGFFAIFSEPELVLGFLAGIIVVALMITSNKRSMKLLKKAWKKLHRMAYVAAGLVLLHVILLKEDWLVYACILGLGFLIRYKPIRSRLEELRLKKA
- the modA gene encoding molybdate ABC transporter substrate-binding protein, with amino-acid sequence MNFLLKIKFLYLLLFILLISCSSGDKSKNSISVFAAASVTNVMTEIAGEFKNETGIRIQLNFASSGILARQIESGAGFDYYVSASKEWMDYLDSMQLVNRNSISSIAGNRMVAIVPIENKELFIDSVSIVNFPDLFKGRISIGDPAHVPAGKYAQQIMSSNSWEVKLAKRILPAKNVRDALFMVEMGEVEMGMVYSSDAQKSKKVRTVYEFAVADCDPILYYGAGKIKSDENLKAFLTFLEGDKAKLIWKRNGFKIN
- the modB gene encoding molybdate ABC transporter permease subunit; protein product: MENWFVFSETEMSAIGLSFKVALWCAILVLPMAILTGWWLARKSFRGKSLIEGFVNLPLVLPPVATGFVLLLLLGSKGLIGQFIYEWFGIRIAFTYYAAVIASMIVSFPLAVRAIRLSIEMVDPGFEEAAKTLGASTFQSFVRVTLPLALPGIISGFVLSFARSLGEFGATIIFAGNISGETQTIPLALFNQIQVPGMESSAFRLLLVAVVFSFLAMSVSEYLVKKLYKRI
- the modC gene encoding molybdenum ABC transporter ATP-binding protein, translating into MHALSAHLKRKKGNFSLDIEVDFFRGITGVFGPSGAGKTTLMHLLVGLEKPDEGFLQIDDILLVDTVKNINEPARNRKIGYVFQEGRLFPHMTVRKNLLFATKYVPKGKQVIEFAELVNLLELNNLLEKRPKQLSGGEKQRVAIGRALLSSPKLLLMDEPFSSLDVKLRRQIIPYLIKINRKFNIPMLVVSHDLPDLLSLTRELFLLKNGRVLGHGNYLDLIEQENMFDVMRGAGLMNVLQFKVDAHDKENGLSILTNKDASQEISIEREMVSDCCQIGDEINVSLRPEDISLTLERIPNISIRNQLPGTIMKIIEKDNRIYCLVDVGFKLLVSITHASLLKMELTKGKQVWCLFKSMALQTNI
- a CDS encoding DUF3820 family protein, encoding MENIDGAFMNEELIKLIQMRMPYGKYKGRYLIDIPEPYLVWYRQKGFPAGKLGEMLASMYEIKLNGLEGMLRPLCKKYQ
- a CDS encoding GAF domain-containing protein, producing MKTLEKQNIGKEILCKWQDEIDLLEDLLKVSAILIMKLHPHELEVLVSSRNENNPYSIGDRGELSIGSYCDSVVASKAKVYIEDALSDDFWKDKLKYNNGMCCYLGLPILYPNEELFGTICVLNKEYREFNDLDQKLVNHFRKSIESDLLINE